A portion of the Nitratidesulfovibrio termitidis HI1 genome contains these proteins:
- a CDS encoding polyprenyl synthetase family protein — translation MLKLKAYLATELPRINKTLDAEVAALHPLVRPVADHVLRAGGKRLRPLLTLLTARALGVEGGSLFRKGSGPDLYPLACSVELLHSATLLHDDILDGADLRRGLPAAHTVFGQTETVLAGDALLALANRIVARYGDARLTETIAEAIVQTATGEIVEIAHQRSTDHGHDTYIDIITGKTAWMLRASCELGALAAQAPDEAVAAAAGFGLNLGIAFQIVDDALDFAASSKDTGKPVGGDLREGKLTPPLIYYLETLAPQERDAFVTRFRQGTFDDAAVAEVSADLRARGCDAKTRELAASYLDKASACLDALPDTSERRILRQSIDYVLNRGT, via the coding sequence ATGCTGAAGCTCAAAGCCTACCTGGCCACGGAACTGCCGCGCATCAACAAGACGCTCGACGCCGAGGTGGCCGCGCTCCACCCGCTGGTGCGCCCCGTGGCCGATCACGTGCTGCGCGCGGGCGGCAAGCGGCTGCGCCCCCTGCTGACCCTGCTCACCGCACGGGCACTCGGCGTGGAAGGCGGCAGCCTGTTCCGCAAGGGGTCCGGCCCGGACCTGTACCCGCTGGCCTGCTCCGTGGAACTGCTGCACTCGGCCACCCTGCTGCACGACGACATCCTGGACGGCGCCGACCTGCGGCGCGGCCTGCCCGCCGCGCACACCGTGTTCGGCCAGACGGAAACCGTGCTGGCCGGTGACGCCCTGCTGGCCCTGGCCAACCGCATCGTGGCCCGCTACGGCGACGCCCGGCTTACCGAGACCATCGCCGAAGCCATCGTGCAGACGGCCACCGGCGAAATCGTGGAGATCGCCCACCAGCGTTCCACCGACCACGGGCACGACACCTACATCGACATCATCACCGGCAAGACCGCGTGGATGCTGCGTGCCTCGTGCGAACTGGGCGCCCTGGCCGCGCAGGCCCCGGACGAAGCCGTGGCAGCCGCCGCAGGGTTCGGGCTGAACCTTGGCATCGCCTTCCAGATCGTGGACGACGCCCTGGACTTCGCCGCCTCGTCCAAGGACACCGGCAAGCCCGTGGGCGGCGACCTGCGCGAGGGCAAGCTGACTCCGCCGCTGATCTACTACCTTGAAACACTGGCGCCGCAGGAACGCGATGCGTTCGTGACGCGCTTCCGGCAAGGCACCTTCGATGACGCCGCGGTGGCCGAGGTGTCGGCGGACCTGCGGGCGCGAGGCTGCGACGCGAAAACGCGCGAACTGGCCGCCAGCTACCTGGACAAGGCATCGGCCTGCCTCGATGCATTGCCCGATACG
- the mqnB gene encoding futalosine hydrolase encodes MSLVIATATTREMKAVLTGFNGRGRVGCALPGPGEACPSPVNGRNCLLLVTGVGPVNAALSLGRTLGAHRSVRGVLNLGVAGTFDVLRAPLGSAVLASAEVWPEYGLAGDHGVDPQGIAFPQAEGPTGPVWDRIDLAPEALFEQWHLAMPVAARSGVALTVAGVSGTPARAEAMRHRHAPLMENMEGFSLALACLRHALPFAEVRTMSNIVGSRAAEDWALEGALDALGALARELFLTD; translated from the coding sequence ATGAGCCTTGTCATCGCCACCGCCACCACCCGTGAAATGAAGGCCGTGCTCACCGGCTTCAACGGGCGGGGCCGCGTGGGCTGCGCCCTGCCCGGACCGGGCGAGGCCTGCCCTTCGCCCGTCAACGGGCGCAACTGTCTGCTGCTGGTCACCGGCGTGGGGCCGGTCAACGCGGCCCTGTCGCTGGGCCGGACACTGGGCGCGCACCGCAGCGTGCGCGGCGTGCTGAACCTGGGCGTTGCGGGCACCTTCGACGTGCTGCGCGCCCCGCTGGGCAGCGCCGTGCTGGCGTCCGCCGAAGTATGGCCCGAATACGGCCTGGCGGGTGACCACGGCGTGGACCCGCAGGGCATCGCCTTTCCCCAGGCCGAAGGCCCCACCGGCCCGGTATGGGACCGCATCGACCTTGCGCCCGAGGCGCTGTTCGAGCAATGGCACCTTGCCATGCCCGTGGCGGCCCGCAGCGGCGTTGCGCTGACCGTGGCCGGGGTTTCCGGCACTCCGGCGCGGGCAGAGGCCATGCGCCATCGCCACGCCCCGCTGATGGAGAACATGGAGGGCTTTTCCCTGGCCCTGGCCTGCCTGCGACACGCCCTGCCCTTTGCCGAGGTGCGCACCATGTCCAACATCGTGGGGTCGCGCGCGGCAGAGGACTGGGCGCTGGAAGGCGCGCTGGACGCCCTGGGCGCCCTGGCCCGCGAACTTTTCCTGACCGACTGA
- a CDS encoding nucleotide sugar dehydrogenase yields MTTFDAIARRESPVAVVGLGYVGLPLAVSLARRFDVIGFDISQGRVDELTAGHDRTGEVADADLAATTARFTCDGAALAAAGVIIVAVPTPIDSHRNPDLTPVEKASATVGRHMSRGCVVVYESTVYPGVTEDVCVPILERESGLAFGRDFTVGYSPERINPGDKVHTLETIMKVVSGSDAPTLDLLAGLYGSVVTAGVHRAASIKVAEAAKVIENTQRDLNIALMNELSLIFDRLGIDTLEVLEAAGTKWNFLPFRPGLVGGHCIGVDPYYLTFKAEELGYHPQVILAGRRINDGMGKHVAETAVKQMIKAGCRVDGARVGILGLTFKEDVPDLRNTRVVDVVAELREYGVTVLVHDPMAEAAEARHEYGLDLASLDDFSQLDALILAVGHKAYRAIPLSAMRGWFATPDRALLLDLKGLHDALSAEEAGFFAYWRL; encoded by the coding sequence ATGACCACTTTTGATGCAATCGCCCGCCGTGAATCCCCCGTGGCAGTGGTGGGCCTGGGTTACGTGGGCCTGCCCCTGGCGGTGTCCCTGGCGCGCCGCTTCGACGTCATCGGCTTCGACATCTCGCAAGGCCGCGTGGACGAACTGACCGCCGGGCATGACCGCACCGGCGAGGTGGCCGACGCGGACCTTGCCGCCACCACCGCCCGCTTCACCTGCGACGGCGCCGCCCTGGCCGCCGCCGGGGTGATCATCGTGGCCGTGCCCACGCCCATCGACAGCCACCGCAACCCCGACCTGACGCCCGTGGAAAAGGCCTCCGCCACCGTGGGCCGCCACATGTCGCGCGGCTGCGTGGTGGTGTACGAATCCACCGTGTACCCCGGCGTCACCGAGGACGTCTGCGTGCCCATCCTGGAGCGCGAATCGGGCCTGGCCTTCGGACGCGACTTCACCGTGGGCTACTCGCCGGAACGCATCAATCCCGGCGACAAGGTGCACACCCTGGAAACCATCATGAAGGTGGTTTCCGGCAGCGACGCCCCCACCCTGGACCTGCTGGCAGGCCTGTATGGCAGCGTGGTCACCGCCGGGGTGCACCGCGCGGCCAGCATCAAGGTGGCCGAGGCCGCCAAGGTCATCGAGAACACCCAGCGCGACCTGAACATCGCGCTGATGAACGAGCTTTCGCTGATCTTCGACCGCCTGGGCATCGACACCCTGGAAGTGCTGGAGGCGGCGGGCACCAAGTGGAACTTCCTGCCCTTCCGCCCCGGCCTGGTGGGCGGCCACTGCATCGGCGTGGACCCGTACTACCTCACCTTCAAGGCAGAGGAACTGGGCTACCACCCGCAGGTCATCCTGGCGGGCCGCCGCATCAACGACGGCATGGGCAAGCACGTGGCCGAAACCGCCGTCAAGCAGATGATCAAGGCGGGCTGCCGCGTGGACGGCGCACGGGTGGGCATCCTGGGGCTGACCTTCAAGGAGGACGTGCCCGACCTGCGCAACACCCGCGTGGTGGACGTGGTGGCCGAACTGCGCGAATACGGGGTGACGGTGCTGGTGCACGACCCCATGGCCGAGGCCGCCGAGGCCCGGCACGAATACGGACTGGACCTTGCCTCGCTGGACGATTTCTCGCAGCTCGATGCGCTGATCCTGGCCGTGGGGCACAAGGCCTACCGTGCCATTCCCCTGTCCGCCATGCGCGGCTGGTTCGCCACGCCGGACCGTGCCCTGCTGCTGGACCTGAAGGGCCTGCACGACGCGCTGTCTGCGGAAGAGGCCGGGTTCTTCGCCTACTGGCGGTTGTAA
- a CDS encoding DUF2065 domain-containing protein yields the protein MHIDWNTLLCALGLAFVIESIPYVLFAERMRPVLRSLSDQPPAMLRGMGIAAMCVGVLVVWLARRMLA from the coding sequence ATGCATATCGACTGGAACACCTTGCTCTGCGCCCTGGGCCTTGCCTTCGTCATCGAAAGCATTCCGTACGTCCTGTTTGCCGAGCGGATGCGCCCCGTGTTGCGGTCGCTGTCCGACCAGCCCCCGGCCATGCTGCGGGGCATGGGCATTGCGGCCATGTGCGTGGGCGTGCTGGTGGTCTGGCTGGCCCGGCGCATGCTGGCCTGA
- a CDS encoding ubiquinone/menaquinone biosynthesis methyltransferase, protein MDRPAATCPNAVPASTDSSRQPDPCGHARSVSGMFGRIADWYDLLNRVLSGGLDKYWRYRLVRHVAPGPTGRVLDLAAGTLDVSLEIVRQHPGTRVPALDFCRPMLQRGRGKLFGETARAIWPATADGRRLPLADASVDCVTIAFGIRNILPRSEAFSEILRVLVPGGRLCVLEFGTGKTPVWRGLYNFYLNRVLPMVGKAISGDSGAYRYLADTIMAFPTADELAGEMTGAGFGRVFHLPLTSGIVRLHVAEKPLAPVTGPGQAGTPRQEQPAPRARKAPPAQSGQSDQSGQSGQSVQSGQSGQSGQSGQSGQSGQSSASAATAAEGVADTASQNTAHKDKPAGTDSPATGDKTAKTGARGTVQATLPGAATQETAKKKRAASGAKAGKKAR, encoded by the coding sequence ATGGATCGTCCCGCCGCAACCTGCCCGAATGCCGTCCCGGCGTCCACGGACAGCAGCCGCCAGCCCGATCCCTGCGGGCATGCCCGTAGCGTTTCCGGCATGTTCGGACGCATCGCAGATTGGTACGACCTGCTGAACCGCGTGCTCAGCGGCGGGCTGGACAAGTACTGGCGCTACCGTCTGGTGCGCCACGTGGCGCCCGGCCCCACGGGCCGCGTGCTGGACCTTGCGGCGGGCACCCTGGATGTCTCGCTGGAAATCGTGCGCCAGCATCCTGGCACCCGCGTGCCCGCGCTGGATTTCTGCCGCCCCATGCTGCAACGCGGGCGCGGCAAGCTGTTCGGCGAAACGGCGCGCGCCATCTGGCCCGCCACGGCGGACGGACGCCGCCTGCCCCTGGCCGACGCCAGCGTGGACTGCGTGACCATCGCCTTCGGCATCCGCAACATCCTGCCCCGGTCGGAAGCCTTTTCCGAAATCCTGCGGGTGCTGGTGCCCGGCGGACGGCTGTGCGTGCTGGAATTCGGCACCGGCAAGACCCCGGTGTGGCGCGGACTGTACAATTTCTATCTCAACCGGGTGCTGCCCATGGTGGGCAAGGCCATTTCCGGCGATTCCGGGGCCTACCGCTACCTGGCCGACACCATCATGGCCTTTCCCACCGCCGACGAACTGGCCGGGGAAATGACGGGCGCGGGCTTTGGCCGGGTGTTCCACCTGCCGCTGACCTCGGGCATCGTACGGCTGCACGTGGCCGAAAAACCCCTTGCTCCGGTGACCGGGCCAGGGCAGGCCGGAACGCCCAGGCAGGAGCAGCCCGCCCCCAGAGCGCGCAAGGCCCCGCCCGCCCAGTCAGGCCAGTCAGACCAGTCAGGCCAGTCAGGCCAGTCAGTCCAATCAGGGCAATCGGGCCAATCAGGGCAATCGGGCCAATCAGGGCAATCGGGCCAGTCCTCCGCATCTGCCGCGACTGCCGCAGAGGGCGTCGCGGATACGGCAAGCCAGAACACGGCGCACAAGGACAAGCCCGCCGGAACCGACAGCCCGGCAACGGGTGACAAGACGGCAAAAACCGGCGCGCGCGGCACGGTGCAGGCCACCCTGCCCGGCGCGGCCACGCAGGAAACGGCGAAAAAGAAGCGCGCCGCCAGCGGCGCCAAGGCGGGGAAAAAGGCGCGCTGA
- a CDS encoding cytochrome c3 family protein, whose protein sequence is MKKMFLTGVLALAVAIAMPALAAAPKAPADGLKMDKTKQPVVFNHSSHKALKCGECHHPVNGKEDYQKCATAGCHDSMDKKDKSAKGYYHAMHDKNTKFKSCVGCHAETAGADAAKKKELTGCKGSKCHS, encoded by the coding sequence ATGAAGAAGATGTTCCTCACTGGCGTGCTCGCGCTGGCCGTTGCCATCGCCATGCCCGCCCTTGCCGCCGCCCCGAAGGCCCCCGCCGACGGCCTGAAGATGGACAAGACCAAGCAACCCGTGGTCTTCAACCACTCCAGCCACAAGGCCCTGAAGTGTGGCGAATGTCACCACCCGGTCAACGGGAAGGAAGACTACCAGAAGTGCGCCACCGCCGGTTGCCACGACAGCATGGACAAGAAGGACAAGTCCGCCAAGGGCTACTACCACGCCATGCATGACAAGAACACCAAGTTCAAGAGCTGCGTGGGCTGCCACGCCGAAACCGCCGGCGCCGACGCCGCCAAGAAAAAGGAACTGACGGGCTGCAAGGGCTCGAAGTGCCACAGCTAG
- the cobJ gene encoding precorrin-3B C(17)-methyltransferase, whose amino-acid sequence MTIAPLRVIGLGPGDAALLTPQARAAIAASDCIVGYTLYVDLVPEELRHGREVLATGMMAEMARCNAAIDAALAGRATCVVCSGDPGVYAMAGLVFELLDQRGLAHLAHAVEVAPGVPALCGAAALLGAPLMHDFASVSLSDLLTPWPVIERRLDAALGADFVVVIYNPRSRRRADHLEKALAIAARHRGPDTPVGLVRQAYRPDQQVSVTPLAAFDPVAVDMLSIVIIGNGTTTMVGGRMVTPRGYMDKYAPGGRDGTRRKGGGE is encoded by the coding sequence ATGACCATCGCCCCCTTGCGCGTCATCGGGCTTGGCCCCGGCGACGCAGCCCTGCTCACCCCGCAGGCCCGTGCCGCCATTGCCGCGTCCGACTGCATCGTCGGCTACACCCTGTACGTGGATCTGGTGCCGGAAGAACTGCGCCATGGCCGCGAGGTGCTGGCCACGGGCATGATGGCCGAGATGGCGCGCTGCAACGCCGCCATCGACGCCGCCCTGGCTGGCCGGGCCACCTGCGTGGTCTGCTCCGGCGACCCCGGCGTGTACGCCATGGCCGGGCTGGTGTTCGAACTGCTGGACCAGCGCGGCCTTGCCCACCTGGCCCACGCGGTGGAAGTGGCGCCCGGCGTGCCCGCCCTGTGCGGGGCCGCCGCCCTGCTGGGCGCGCCGCTGATGCACGACTTTGCCTCGGTAAGCCTGAGCGACCTGCTGACCCCGTGGCCGGTCATCGAACGCCGCCTGGACGCCGCCCTTGGCGCGGACTTCGTGGTGGTCATCTACAACCCCCGCTCGCGCCGCCGGGCCGACCATCTGGAAAAGGCGCTGGCCATCGCCGCCCGCCACCGGGGCCCGGATACCCCCGTGGGGCTCGTACGCCAGGCCTACCGGCCCGACCAGCAGGTGTCGGTCACGCCCCTGGCCGCCTTCGACCCGGTCGCCGTGGACATGCTGTCCATCGTCATCATCGGCAACGGGACCACCACCATGGTGGGCGGGCGCATGGTCACCCCGCGCGGGTACATGGATAAGTACGCCCCCGGTGGGAGGGACGGCACACGCAGGAAGGGCGGCGGCGAATAA
- a CDS encoding cobalt-precorrin 5A hydrolase, whose translation MPHTPRQTSERPMAVYALTPGGAALARRIAGKLGGVLYLPERLCVPNRGVGNAGGADNARPHEVTAPARDTAAGTPSDVPRAASGNPDAPTALPFTSLAELVTRTFRLHPGHVFVAATGIVVRCIAPHIASKAQDPCVVVCDQRGAFAISLLSGHLGGGNDLARQVAEATCGTPVITTATDTEGLPSFDLLAARAGLVMADIAMVRHVNGALLAGEPVWICDPADTLGLRATNALADEAETDHIGTHGALAACGGDTAAPDRPAPLFRFVNDPADLPPDAPSVLVTPHDHPGAPRRLVLHPRVLHVGAGCRRGVDGDVIVARIREVLAAARLAPASVAALASVDIKADEHGLHRAAAALGTRLHFFDAASLAAVPVPHPSPKAAEVLGVPEVGVAEAAALLSARQAGADAVLLVPKSAARGVTVAVAIAPAAVAVPAPGPSALRACSPTVATGPTSSTGAASATVTTAPTSPTGETTS comes from the coding sequence ATGCCCCACACGCCCCGCCAGACCTCCGAACGGCCCATGGCCGTGTACGCGCTGACCCCCGGCGGGGCCGCGTTGGCGCGGCGCATTGCCGGAAAACTGGGCGGAGTGCTGTACCTGCCGGAACGGCTGTGCGTGCCGAACCGAGGTGTGGGGAATGCGGGCGGGGCGGACAACGCCAGGCCGCACGAGGTCACGGCCCCTGCGCGGGATACGGCGGCAGGCACGCCATCCGACGTACCGCGTGCCGCCAGCGGCAATCCCGATGCGCCAACCGCCCTGCCGTTCACCTCGCTGGCGGAGCTTGTGACGCGCACCTTCCGCCTGCATCCCGGCCACGTCTTCGTGGCGGCCACGGGCATCGTGGTACGCTGCATCGCCCCGCATATCGCCAGCAAGGCCCAGGACCCCTGTGTTGTGGTCTGCGACCAGCGCGGGGCTTTCGCCATCAGTCTGCTGTCCGGGCATCTGGGCGGCGGCAACGACCTGGCCCGGCAGGTGGCCGAAGCTACCTGCGGAACGCCGGTCATCACCACCGCCACGGACACCGAGGGGCTGCCCTCGTTCGACCTGCTGGCCGCGCGGGCCGGGCTGGTCATGGCCGACATCGCCATGGTCCGTCACGTCAACGGCGCGCTGCTGGCCGGGGAACCGGTATGGATCTGCGACCCAGCCGACACGCTGGGGCTGCGCGCAACCAACGCCTTGGCTGACGAAGCGGAGACGGACCACATAGGGACGCACGGCGCACTGGCGGCTTGCGGCGGCGATACTGCTGCCCCGGACCGCCCCGCACCCCTTTTCCGCTTCGTCAATGACCCCGCCGACCTTCCGCCCGATGCGCCCTCGGTGCTGGTCACCCCGCACGATCACCCGGGCGCACCGCGCCGCCTTGTGCTGCATCCGCGCGTGCTGCATGTGGGCGCGGGGTGCAGACGCGGGGTGGATGGTGATGTCATCGTGGCCCGCATCCGCGAGGTGCTGGCCGCCGCCCGGCTGGCCCCGGCTTCCGTGGCGGCGCTGGCATCCGTGGACATCAAGGCCGACGAACATGGCCTGCACCGCGCCGCCGCCGCGCTGGGAACAAGGCTGCACTTTTTCGATGCGGCCAGCCTGGCCGCAGTGCCCGTGCCGCACCCTTCTCCCAAGGCCGCAGAGGTGCTGGGCGTACCGGAAGTGGGCGTGGCCGAGGCCGCCGCCCTGCTCTCCGCCCGGCAGGCGGGCGCTGATGCCGTCCTGCTGGTTCCCAAGTCCGCCGCGCGGGGCGTCACCGTGGCCGTGGCCATTGCCCCGGCTGCCGTCGCCGTTCCCGCCCCCGGCCCTTCCGCCTTGCGCGCGTGTTCCCCGACCGTAGCTACCGGGCCGACCTCCTCGACCGGGGCTGCCTCCGCGACCGTCACAACCGCCCCAACCTCTCCAACTGGCGAGACCACATCATGA
- the hemL gene encoding glutamate-1-semialdehyde 2,1-aminomutase codes for MDHRSKELFARAQQLIPGGVNSPVRACLGVDSDPLFVAHAKGSHLTTVDGDTFVDYVQSWGPMLLGHAHPVVASAIHAAVDRGTSYGAPCEDEVILAEAVIDALPAVEMVRMVNSGTEATMSALRLARGVTGRNKMIKFVGCYHGHADAFLASAGSGVATLSIPGTPGVPEATVRDTLLAPYNDLTAVAELFALHGKDIAAIIVEPVAGNMGLVLPVDGFLQGLRDLCTEHGALLIFDEVITGFRVNYGGAQKRFGITPDLTTLGKIIGGGLPVGAYGGRADLMRRIAPCGEVYQAGTLSGNPLAMAAGIATLTELKKSDYDALEARVAALAAELQTILAAKGVPVRVNTIASMFTVFFTDQPVTDFASAKTANAALYTSYYKQMRDKGIYLAPSPFEAAMVSFAHTDADLAALLDAARSITLTA; via the coding sequence ATGGACCACCGCTCCAAGGAACTTTTCGCACGCGCCCAGCAACTCATCCCCGGCGGGGTCAACAGCCCCGTGCGCGCCTGCCTGGGCGTGGACAGCGACCCCCTGTTCGTGGCCCACGCCAAGGGCAGCCACCTGACCACCGTGGACGGCGATACCTTCGTCGACTACGTCCAGTCCTGGGGCCCCATGCTTCTCGGCCACGCCCACCCCGTGGTGGCCAGCGCCATCCACGCCGCCGTGGACCGGGGCACCAGCTACGGCGCACCCTGCGAGGATGAAGTGATCCTGGCCGAAGCCGTCATCGACGCCCTGCCCGCCGTGGAAATGGTGCGCATGGTCAATTCGGGCACGGAAGCCACCATGAGCGCCCTGCGCCTTGCGCGCGGCGTCACCGGTCGCAACAAGATGATCAAGTTCGTGGGCTGCTACCACGGCCACGCGGACGCCTTTCTGGCCAGCGCCGGTTCGGGCGTGGCCACCCTGTCCATCCCCGGCACCCCCGGCGTGCCCGAAGCAACGGTGCGCGACACCCTGCTGGCCCCCTACAACGACCTGACCGCCGTGGCGGAACTGTTCGCCCTGCACGGCAAGGACATCGCCGCCATCATCGTGGAACCGGTGGCGGGCAACATGGGCTTGGTCCTGCCCGTGGACGGCTTTCTGCAGGGCCTGCGCGACCTGTGTACCGAGCACGGCGCGCTGCTGATCTTCGACGAGGTGATCACCGGCTTTCGCGTGAACTACGGCGGGGCGCAGAAGCGTTTCGGCATCACGCCCGACCTGACCACCCTCGGCAAGATCATCGGCGGCGGCCTGCCCGTGGGCGCGTATGGCGGCAGGGCCGACCTGATGCGCCGCATCGCCCCCTGCGGCGAGGTGTATCAGGCGGGCACCTTGTCCGGTAACCCGCTGGCCATGGCGGCGGGCATCGCCACCCTGACGGAACTGAAGAAGTCCGACTACGACGCGCTGGAAGCCCGCGTGGCCGCGCTGGCCGCGGAACTGCAAACCATTCTGGCGGCCAAGGGCGTGCCGGTGCGGGTGAACACCATCGCCTCCATGTTCACGGTGTTCTTCACCGACCAGCCGGTCACCGACTTCGCCAGCGCCAAGACCGCCAACGCGGCCCTGTACACCAGCTATTACAAGCAGATGCGCGACAAGGGCATCTACCTTGCGCCGTCGCCCTTCGAGGCGGCCATGGTCTCGTTCGCCCATACCGACGCGGACCTTGCCGCGCTGCTGGACGCCGCCCGGTCCATTACCCTGACGGCCTAG
- the ahbB gene encoding siroheme decarboxylase subunit beta → MSRPDDTAPRFTDIERRILAIVQKNLPDSATPYADIAAAVGADEATVLDLLRRMKEDGSIRRFGASIKHQRAGWTHNAMVAWRVTEQQAEEAGKQAAEHPLISHAYYRPSSAPDWPYELYTMIHGRHETEHLEVIEQLRRETVLDEYAVLESLRELKKTSMVYFPE, encoded by the coding sequence ATGAGCCGTCCCGACGACACCGCGCCCCGATTCACGGACATTGAACGCCGCATTCTGGCCATCGTACAGAAGAACCTGCCCGACAGCGCCACCCCGTACGCAGACATCGCCGCCGCCGTGGGCGCCGACGAGGCCACCGTGCTCGACCTGCTGCGCCGCATGAAGGAAGACGGTTCCATCCGCCGCTTCGGCGCCAGCATCAAGCACCAGCGCGCCGGGTGGACCCACAACGCCATGGTGGCCTGGCGCGTCACCGAACAGCAGGCCGAAGAGGCTGGCAAGCAGGCCGCCGAACACCCGCTGATCTCGCACGCCTACTACCGCCCCTCGTCCGCGCCCGACTGGCCGTACGAACTGTACACCATGATCCATGGCCGCCACGAGACGGAACACCTGGAAGTGATCGAACAGCTGCGCCGCGAAACCGTGCTCGACGAGTACGCCGTGCTCGAATCGCTGCGCGAGCTGAAAAAGACCTCCATGGTCTATTTTCCGGAATAG
- a CDS encoding NAD(P)H-dependent glycerol-3-phosphate dehydrogenase: MRIAVIGGGSWGTALAHLLAGKGYDARLLLRDADVAQAINTRHENPRYLAGLALHPGVRAHVAAGEALEGADVVLSVVPCQQVRGVLRGLRPLLPREVVFVSASKGVEAGSMRTIAEMVAEELAGLDPHYAVLSGPSFAAEVVRNLPTAVVLGCTDADLGARLREVFSTPGFRTYSSTDVRGVELGGAVKNVIAIAAGLSDGLGFGSNARAGLITRGLAEMSRLGEALGARASTFMGLSGLGDLVLTCTGDLSRNRQVGLRLAEGRALADIVTEMRMVAEGVKTTEAVHDLAAAMGVDMPITDAMYSVLHDGANPHDAVRELMTRELKEE, encoded by the coding sequence ATGCGCATCGCCGTCATCGGGGGCGGCAGCTGGGGCACGGCCCTGGCCCACCTGCTGGCGGGCAAGGGCTACGATGCGCGCCTGCTGCTGCGCGACGCCGATGTGGCGCAGGCCATCAACACCCGGCACGAAAACCCGCGCTACCTGGCGGGGCTGGCCCTGCATCCCGGCGTGCGCGCGCATGTGGCCGCCGGTGAGGCGCTGGAAGGCGCGGACGTGGTGCTTTCCGTGGTGCCCTGCCAGCAGGTGCGCGGGGTGCTGCGCGGGCTGCGGCCCCTGTTGCCGCGCGAGGTGGTGTTCGTCAGCGCCAGCAAGGGCGTGGAGGCGGGCAGCATGCGCACCATCGCAGAGATGGTGGCCGAGGAACTGGCCGGGCTGGACCCGCACTACGCGGTGCTTTCCGGGCCGTCCTTCGCGGCAGAGGTGGTGCGCAACCTGCCCACCGCCGTGGTGCTGGGCTGCACGGATGCGGACCTTGGCGCGCGGCTGCGCGAGGTGTTTTCCACCCCCGGCTTCCGCACCTATTCCAGCACGGACGTGCGTGGCGTGGAGCTTGGCGGCGCGGTGAAGAACGTCATCGCCATTGCCGCCGGGCTGTCCGACGGTCTCGGCTTCGGCAGCAATGCGCGGGCCGGGCTGATCACGCGCGGGCTGGCGGAAATGTCCCGTCTGGGCGAGGCGCTGGGCGCGCGGGCGTCCACCTTCATGGGTCTTTCCGGGCTTGGGGATCTGGTGCTGACCTGCACCGGCGACCTTTCGCGCAACCGGCAGGTGGGGCTGCGCCTTGCCGAGGGGCGGGCGCTGGCCGACATCGTCACCGAGATGCGCATGGTGGCCGAAGGGGTGAAGACCACAGAGGCCGTGCACGACCTTGCCGCCGCCATGGGCGTGGACATGCCCATCACCGACGCCATGTACAGCGTGCTGCACGACGGCGCGAACCCGCACGACGCGGTGCGCGAACTGATGACGCGGGAGCTGAAGGAAGAGTAG
- a CDS encoding secondary thiamine-phosphate synthase enzyme YjbQ has protein sequence METLSLRTTTREQLLDVTEELQELVTRKSWTDGALVLFCPHTTGAVTVNEAADPDVARDIAVNMGTIVPRRGDYRHAEGNSDAHIKTSLFGPSLLLIVDGGRLRLGTWQGVYFCEFDGPRDRKLWVQWLPG, from the coding sequence ATGGAAACGCTGTCCCTGCGCACCACCACGCGCGAACAATTGCTGGATGTGACCGAAGAGCTACAGGAACTGGTGACCCGCAAGAGCTGGACCGATGGTGCGCTGGTGCTGTTCTGCCCGCACACCACCGGCGCGGTGACCGTGAACGAGGCCGCCGACCCGGATGTTGCCCGCGACATTGCCGTGAACATGGGCACCATCGTCCCCCGGCGCGGCGACTACCGCCATGCCGAAGGCAACAGCGACGCGCACATCAAGACCAGCCTGTTCGGGCCGTCCCTGCTGCTCATCGTGGATGGCGGGCGGCTGCGCCTTGGCACATGGCAGGGGGTGTATTTCTGCGAATTCGACGGCCCGCGCGACAGGAAGCTGTGGGTGCAGTGGTTGCCGGGGTAG